DNA from Poecilia reticulata strain Guanapo linkage group LG20, Guppy_female_1.0+MT, whole genome shotgun sequence:
ATAACAATATACTTCCCCACATTTTATGAATTCAGTCACTAAAAGAAGACATTAACCAGTATTTCTACAGTATGCTGTGTCCCTGGTTTAATAAAACATGGTCAGTATtggtaataaatagtttatGCCTGCAGCAGTGCTGCTCTGACTTTCCCAGTCGGAAATTTCAACTTCGGTTTGCattcctgttgtttttctggCTGGGAACTCTGGGAAATCGCACTTTAAAGACTACAAAGAGAACGCACCATTACCatacttacttttttttatttctgaagagTGCCAAGACTTTCAAATCCAGCACGATCCTCAGTAGACGGAGgagggaagagaaaaagaatagaaaacacCGTATATATTGCCTGCCGATTATTTTCTCATGAGACGGTTATTTTGATGAGAAATCTACCTTCAGATACAAAAGATTAATGCTAAGCTAATACTGTGAAGTTGCAGGagctaaataaaaagacatactGACAgcaatgtgaaataaaaatgaacgaAGGTCATGATTATTACGCCAGTGTGCACAAGATTGTACTGATGCAGATTTCTTTCTGAGACATATTTTGTTGTGGAGTTCaactctaaaatattttaaaatttagactttcttttttttaaatgtgacaaacatgAAATACTTTGCTTTGCACATAAAAAGTGACAGGGAAATGCTTTTCGACACATGAAATGTTCTGGTAAAACACAGCACTTTGTTACATTCATGAAACTtgaataacataataataataataataataataataaatgttcaaCTCTGggtatttatttgttaaattctTTTCATTCCTTCCATAATTATACTCTTGTTTTAAAGTTATGTTTAGAATGGTAAAAGTGGGATTTTGTTAAACATAAACTGAAATtttgacaataataaaacatatttgataGTTTGTCATTGCTTCAgctaatttctctttgggaatCCAACTTATTGAGGCAAAAAACTTATATTGTATCTGCCTGTCTGAGTgtatagttttattattttagctcaagactattttttatgtctgaataATTACAATGAGGTTTGACTTCCTGAAAGTCTAAAACAGAATCTAACCCTCTTTCTTATTTAAGACTtgagtatttcagaaatgtGCATACAGAGAGTAAATTAGGAAATTGTCAGTGTTGCCTAGCAACTAGCAACCTTTCTCTTCTTGTTGCGTTGAATTAACTTtaaactgttcatttttttcctctagagagagggggaaaaaaaaatctggatttagTTGCTAATAAGCTTATTACGTAGCCAGTGTGTCAGACAATAGAACTGCTCAACAAATCACCTCTATGTAACGGTTTGGATTTcttaaaactgataaaatgacATTCATTtggaagattattttatttgtgcagcaatttttttttttagagggcAAACAGTAAGGATCTGCATGCGTGAATGTTCCCGAAACGCAGCTCCTGATGTTTTAAGCACAGACATGTTGAGGCCTCTGGCAGATTGCAGCGCTTTGTGAACTCTTCCTTGTGCTGCTGACTAACAGGAAACGCTCTGATAAAATGCGGCGAGACGCAGAAGCAGATCGGCGGAGCCGAGCGGGAGTTCATCCAGAGTTCTGCCATCAACTTCCTGACGCCTTTTCGAAATTTTCTAGAGGGCGACTTCAAAACCATCCTGGTGAGTTGGGTTAAACACGACAAACGTGTCCAAATTGTCCAAGAGCGAGCACGGAGGAAATGTCcgggtttttttcttaaaactttacGTCATTCCCTAtctaaaataaagcagctgaaCACAGCAACCGCACCCTTATACTAGTTGAGATTTTGCACCGTTTTTAGAATCCAGCATTACTAATGATGttcctttcttctctctttttttttctcccccatttAGAAAGAACGAAAGCTTCTACAGGTCAAACGTTTGGATCTAGACGCAGCCAAAACCCGGCTAAAGAAAGCCAGGATGCCTGACGCAAGAGCTGCAGTGAGTAcacactttaaagaaaaaaaaagtttttctgcgacttttaagtcacatttgtaACCAGttttagaaacacaaacatcccGATACGGATTGAAAGCCTCTAAAGTCGCACAAGTTTTGACTGACACACGGAGCTGAACGAATGTCCAGCTCAGCCCTTGTGACTTGTATTCCTGATTCTGAGCACCGATGGGAAGTTTCAGGTTCCCCTTTTCTGGAcggtttgtttttctctgtgacggccagtttttcttcattttgaagtTCCATATTCTTTAGGGCTTTTCCTCAATGTGTCctaaagtattttaaagccAACTTATCGATATTTGCAAGCTTTTAGAGATGTTGAAATACCTCTAACAGACCAGCTTTAGATGCGTCTATATGAGGGCTGCATGACACTGCAGTGCATACTTGGTTAGTATTAAAGTATAATGCATTCAGGCTGTATATACCAGTAAAATACAGCGATAACTAATGTAGCATAAAATTGAGGCGTTACGGTAAAGTCATTAGGAACTTTGACCAAGTCCAAAACAGCAGATGTAGACCAATGAAGATGCACAATTTTAatcataacaataataaaattattattttagtgattGATTTATTCATTCGATTATTCTGtaatcaaaatgttatttaaaccTTTGAGgctttttatgcaatattaaaaatacattaaaaaaggcaaatgaaCAAATGATTCAATTCCTTTTTCAATATGACACTAAGCTTAAAAGTTCCTTTTTAGtgaatgctaaaaaaaaacaataagtgccaaatggaagtttttatttttttacagaatttgaagcTAAGACTCTGCCACTTGAGAGTTTtaggtagaacatatttacagacagttttgggcttttttttgtcttaaatgtgaaatgtatctattttttttgcacagttttaacttaattactgctctgaatgtgttgCTCCTTCAGCCACTGGCCGTTCTGTGAGTCCTTGTGCTGAAGTCAACTGATTTATGGAATAATCGTAAATTAGTTGACTATTACTTCAATGTTCATTACGGTGAATCACTTCACCCCTAATTCAGTTTTATAGGCTACTCGTTGGGGCTCCATGCATTGAATGAATAACAGAAAGACATTAACTCTGGTTAATTAACTAATGAATCGTATCGTTATCTTGTCATTCACCAAAGTCGTGTGTTTTTCTAACTTTGTGCGCCGGTCGTAGAGacatgatgaaaataaacttttctttaagCAGTTTTTGGCCAATATTTCCTTACttctaattttactttattctttgACATTTGTAATTAGACTTGACTTTAACACGTGATTCAGACACGAGCGGACGGCTTTAAATGCGCGTCTTCTCTCACAGTGTTAAAATTTTCTCCGTGTGATTAAAGCTCGACTGTTCATGCAAATAATCAGGGAGATATTTAACAGTCACCATGAGCTGCATCGTGGCTCGGTAGCATTCCTGTGGAGTCGGTAGGCTGCAAGCCGCTTTACTCATCAACAGCAAGTCATGTCAGGAAAAACACGTGATGTTATTTACTATTGGTAAATTGTGAAGCCTTTGTGAATTGATTAAAGTAAAGATTGCAAACTTGATTAGGGGCTAGTCTCAGCTCAATCCCATTAAAGACATTAGACAGATTTCCCTGGGCAGAGGCAGTTTTTCTCCTGTTGCAACACGCCTCTAAAACCTGACAGgctgcatccttaaaaagtcttaaattcatgcatttaaaattaagcccttaaaatatcttaaattcacttaaaaaaaattaaggttgGCGTTAAATATGTTAACAACAGGTCTCAAATTTTGACTTGGCAGGACTTTTTAATCAAGTATAccttatctgttttttttcttgtggccACTCTCAGACATCTTCATTGCAGCTCTCTGCTAACATGCCCTTACCAGCTAGCTAACTTTTTAGCGTATATCACAAAGTGAaaatttatcaccagttggCTGAACgaagtttgtacatttctttggAGACATAAGTCTTGATGAATTCCTCTcgtaatggtcttaaaaagacttaaatttgAGTTGTTGAAACCTGCAGAAGTGCTGTTTGAGTAAGCAAACACGAAACCTCTACTGTAAATATTAGTTTCTGTGGGTTAACACCAgcccttgtttttttgtttttttcactcattCTGCGGCAACGTTTAGTCGTAAGAAAACAGATGAGAACCAACTAACAGCCGCCGTCGCCACAGGCGCAGTGcggtttcgttttttttttttgcctccgtACAAACACGGGAGTGAGGATGTTGCTGTTGCTGTgttggctgcagcagctgtaGCGCTAACTACTGTGTcacgttttgtgttttttttttttttccgcaaTGCCACAGATGTGAGCAGAGGAAGTGACAGAGGTGAGTGGAATGTTGGAGCCGTGTTTGATTTGAACACACAGACGCACCAAAACCCCAGGGCAGTTATGTCAACAGCTGCTAATCTTCCTGCATCTCCTCCAAGACACGTTCAGccccaatttttaaaatgtccgcCCCCCCCATCCCCAAATTTTGTAGTGTTACAACCACAATGAATATATTCTGTTGTGGTTTAATATTCAagaccaactttttttttttgtaaaagaaattagcaaataaaaacaaagttgtggtgtgcatttgtgttcatcCCCCTAAATTCATCATGTTGTGTGAATGCTCAGCATATAAAGTAgttgatatttttataaaaataaaaaaaaaggtttaataaccatatttaattataaaaacagcTAAGCTTGGAAAAGTAAAGAGACTTTTCTTGGTTCTCAGGCAGAGCAGGAGCTGAGGATGACCCAGAGTGAGTTCGACCGACAGGCAGAGATCACGCGTCTGCTGCTAGAGGGCGTCAGCAGCACTCATGTAAGTGAACTCAGAGACGTTCATGTCTTTCTCtgctgtaattttttattttaaaatgattaaaaaaagcagaaatgtttctttttttttaaattgattttttttttgttccacattATCAGGCACACCATCTACGCTGCTTGAATGACTTTGTGGAGGCCCAGACGACGTACTACGCACAGTGTTACCAGTACATGGTGGACCTCCAAAAGCAACTCGGCAGGTGAAACGTTGCTGCCGCCTCGCTTTTGTTTTGTCCATTCCCAAAGAGCTGAGAGATTACACCtgtaatttgaataaaagaGTGACTAATCTTCAAGTTCGGTCACAGTATCTTTAGTGCACGAATTAAGAGTTAAGacttaaaaaagacaaaaaagagacCAAATTTCATGTGTGCTCATTGTCAGTTAGCCTCTATTTTCGAACGAGTTTCGCTCATCCTGTCTCCCGCCGCCACCAGTTTCCCATCCTCATTCTCCAACAACAACCAGTCGTCCATGTTGGGCGGGGCCAGCGTTTCAGTGCCCACCGCACCCATGTCTGCCTCTCTGCCCAGCGTCTCGGCAGGCAGcttggcggcggcggcgggcgGATTCAGCGAGCTGCGGAGCTCCAACGGCAGCCGCAAAGCGCGGGTCCTTTACGACTACGACGCCGCCAGCAGCAACGAACTCTCCCTGCTGGCCGACGAGGTGAGGCTTCACGGAAATTCAGTCGCACTTACAGTTGTGTTTTCGTTATTATGCATTCCTGGTAAATGTTAGTTCCGtagtattgttgtttatttttagttttctttctaagAATCCACAGACTTTCAGTCAGCTCTGAATCacagcagtttcttttttgcataCTCACAGATGCACCATCTGTTTAAACCACATGGTCTCCCATTGCAGGACTGCAGAAGTGCCACTCTTTGTATTTGGCTGATTAACAGTGACTCCATGTTGCCTcattccaaacatttttcttccataaaTTATTAGTCTTTGTCAGAGGTTTCTTTGGTTTCATCAACTTGTTAAGTCTGATAGTAGGAATGGTAGAGAATTCATTCAGTGGGCTGCTGAAAATATGCTTTTgagttagaaaatgtttaaagttgacagaaaatctgaaaatttcacTAGGTAATTATCTCTTATTGGAAGGCATTATAAACACCatctataaagtcttaaaagaAGCAGGCATAAGAAAATAGGTCAGTTTTTTTGCACTtccaaaatgtccaaaatatttttatcctttttctgACATGTCACTTTATTTACTGATGATGTTGGCTTGCTccgttaaatttaaaaaaggacacCTGACCTCAGTCAGATATCTCCCATCACTGTTACTGGTGTATACAaacaattacaataaataaacaaaagacgtgcttagcctggtgggggcgcAAGTAAAGCCTgctggcccgccaggcttacaaTACAATGACAGAGCAATATTACATAGGTGAAAGGGAAGTAAAAGTATTGGGCCAAAAACTGTTCCCTGTGGAACTCCTGATTCAACTGCATGAGGAAAATCTTTAATAACGTAGAAGATTTGACAGTGAATCCGATTTTTTGctgtcagtttttttcatttccctgTCAGAACATGCTGATGACCTTACTTTTGTAGTTTTGCAGACCTTTTGTTTATAATtctctccacttcctgtttgtttatttccccCCTAGGTGATCACAGTTAGCAGTGTCCAAGGCATGGACTCAGACTGGCTGATGGGGGAGCGAGGCAACCAGAAGGGCAAAGTGCCAATCACCTACCTAGAGTTGCTCAACTGAGGCACAAatcctctctctcttctctctctctctctctctctactcaCATCCTGTGCAACCAGCTGTGATTCTGTATTTATACCATGCTGCAGGGACAGGCCTCACTTTctatttcattcagtttttttctttcatgtttcttttgttaaaaaaaaaaaaagaaaaaaaaaaaaagatggactCTGTTATGCCGCAGACTTTAGcaggaataaataaatctgaatgacAGGAGAGCGGATGGACCTTTTTCCTCATTAGTTTGCAGAAAATCTCTTAAACCTTCTTTGATGCCTTTGGGTTTGGTTCTACTCGAACTGAAACACGTGCCACACTTTTGAagattttgtttacaaaattgATCTCAGATGGTAACCCTAAATGCTCCCCTCCTTTCCgtactggaaaaaaaagcacttcaGCTTGAAGTgaagagttttgctaaatatttttaattcttattttataaGCGATAATCTGGAGGAGCAGTAGCTGTTATGGTTGTCCTGAAAATGAATTTCGTTTGGACCTTATTGTTTGCGCTTTGCCACAGATGTGTTAGCATGAAGCTCGAAGCCGTTTCTGTTCTTGTCCAATGGATTGTTGGAATATTGCCTTCTACAATCTGCATCTACTCCATCAGTATTGAGCTCAGTCTGTTAAGTATTGATTACTAATTTTTCAACCCTCCAACGGAAAGCTTTTTTCCACCAGTTTTGCGGGACACAAATCAGCCACGGCTgtgcttaaaataataataaaaaaataataattctgccTTGTTCTGGAAAGAAAACTTGGTATTTGTTTCTCTGGTTTTGATCAGCTTGCTGTTTtactaaagaaaatgtttgcagtaaAGATTACTAACCCATCTGGACTGACATCAAGTTTGCATTTCAACTTTTATATGAGCTGTATTGTTGCATTTGAGGCCGTATTACAAAATCGagcttttgtattttgtgtaaGTGATGCAGTGGCATgtgattgtaaaataaatatgaaatatgaacCATCGAAAGTAGGCATCTCAACGTTATTGTACAggttaaaagaaaatttcagaTTGCACGGGTGTACTTACAGATGAGACCACCAGAGGGCAGGGCAGGAAAGAATATTGGTGTGAAAGGCAGCATAGTACAActgaaatgaaccaaaaaataaatgaataaaagaatggaagaatcattttaaacagaagttgacaaagtcagacatttcaatcaaaacatttttcctctgaaaacTATTAAGAGTGTGTTTTCACACACAAGTGGATATTCATAGACCTATGGGAAGCAGTTTGTGTACTATTTGATATTGGTAATGCATGCCATCGTTTCTTTTGTGTACATCTACACAACCAGGCTGCACAATGTGgtcttgcaaaagaaaaactttcccAGTTACGAAAGCGTGTGTCCAACTATTAGGAGCAGAAGTTTTTCTCCACCAGCGGCGTAAAAGTACCTTCTATTTTTAAATGCCAACTAGTTGACGaatcaccaaaaaaataaaaaagattttagatgATAACTAAATACAGAATCTTACTCCTACATTACAAGGAACATTTAACTCCTGTGGCTGGAATTTATTGatcatcatggaaaaaaaagttaaaaataaagaaaaatgttttcttatatGTTTAACTGAACTTAGTGGTGCTGTTAAGTACTGACATATGGTAGTTTATATCAAACATGATtggaaaataagaataaaagaaacagaaaaatttatataacatataattaaaatgtatggCATAATAGTTCTATGTTTGAAAAGGGATATGGGCAAATATCCGTATGTTATATTGTACCCCAGCATCTCAAAACCAAAACTGTCTTTGCCTCATCGGGTTGAAGTATCTGACAGTAACTGTTGAGCATTATGCTTAAAAATTCAACAGTGTTGAATTATGCCATCCTCAACTAAATCGGTTAAATAATTGTTCTTTTCTACTGGGTGATGtttctacatttctgtatttctaCACCGCTTTAATTCTAACTACAATAATTGACAACtagtgtgttttaaaaaaacaaaaactagttCGAACttttatcctgttttatttttatttatttatttttaagtaatctTAAATCTCAaagttttgtcagatttttattttagcgTTCTGAGCTTGTTGAAGAATTACCTCATGGCCATGCCCTTTATAATGAAACATTCGTCATCTTTATCATTCCATAAACCAGTGCACTGGACAGGAAGCCATTTTGAAAGCTTCACAAGATGTTCGTGCCAcacaacattttccatttgagGTTCCTCATCTGAATTTCAGAGGAAAAtcgaaagttttaaaaagtttttttttttttaaacccaacaTGCACCCCCTTACATATTCAAGTGTGTGATAGATTGAGCAgatctgttgttcttttataGAATATTACAATTTCCCCTTGAATTATCTTGCTTTTGATACGACAAAGGTGTCAAAACCATGGAAAAAGCGGCCAAACGGCCTTTGGCAGAGGCAGCTTGGTGTGTTGTTGGGGGAGCTTCTCCTTCAGTGACGAACAGCTTGGTATCACTGAAGGAGATCTCAATGAACAGAGATGTCAGGATGAGATTCTGCTCCCGGTGGTAAACCCATATCTCTACTCTTTGGGACCAAACTCTAACCTCACATGGTGGCTGTTTATCAGAGACTACATTCGGAATTGGGTAGTAGAGGTCTGTTTGgatagttaaataaataaataaaataaaaagcacccaaccaaaaataaataaccaaacacattttcttttttgttttttgtgctatATTTAATTTGGTTGTCTCCTGTTGTATGATCAAATTGTTGCAAACATTCAAAATAGATTCTTGAACTGGACATGTGCAAGTTTAAGTTTccgcttatttatttttgatagtcgcagtttttgtttttttgtgcgaTTGGTTTTCTTTGACATCCTGGTGAAGCTCGACGTTCACTGCAAAGGGCCTGTCATAAGAGCAGAAGGGTAAAGAGGAAGTGAGTTTTGCAAACTGCCTGTTGACTAATAAGCTGCCTGTACATCTCTTTATACACGggagaataattttattatccAGAACGTAGCTATTAGTGAAACCTAAGAGCTAGCCTCTTGTTAAATAAAgagtttttcatttatgtttaacCCGAGACAATAACATGTCAAACCAACCTGCCACCACAGTGCTGACTGAGAGTTTAAATACTTCACGCCGTTATTAGTCCGTACCGGACCACATCGCTAACTGTTGCTTATCATTTCATGCTCCCAAAAT
Protein-coding regions in this window:
- the sh3glb1a gene encoding endophilin-B1a codes for the protein MDFNVKRLAADAGTFLSRAVQFTEEKLGQAEKTELDAHLENLLGRAENTKQWTEKIMKQTEVLLQPNPNVRLEEFVYEKLEKKAPARINNHDLLGHSMIEAGSDFGPGTAYGNALIKCGETQKQIGGAEREFIQSSAINFLTPFRNFLEGDFKTILKERKLLQVKRLDLDAAKTRLKKARMPDARAAAEQELRMTQSEFDRQAEITRLLLEGVSSTHAHHLRCLNDFVEAQTTYYAQCYQYMVDLQKQLGSFPSSFSNNNQSSMLGGASVSVPTAPMSASLPSVSAGSLAAAAGGFSELRSSNGSRKARVLYDYDAASSNELSLLADEVITVSSVQGMDSDWLMGERGNQKGKVPITYLELLN